Proteins found in one Arachis stenosperma cultivar V10309 chromosome 8, arast.V10309.gnm1.PFL2, whole genome shotgun sequence genomic segment:
- the LOC130945571 gene encoding uncharacterized protein LOC130945571: protein MADVPPPSLSELMRMVAELQQANQRMADENQIMAAQVAELNHARIEHNDAHRQQAEDEEHQSQPTHVSETAQHEEHQPEDEKEESEDPVGPFTEEVMNFELPKRFTLPLTVTPYDELGDPRKFLKKFRSIMIVNGASDKVLCRCFPNYLDGPALDWLCALPAGSISRFHQLAKLFEEHFAGSAIYLHDSDYLNTIKQGPNESLKDYMTRFTKVAISIPDLHPEVHLHAIKSGLRPGKFQETIAVAKPKTLAEFREKAKGQIDIEELRQARKSDKSHFREEDKNSSVKKSFKLTPRFDSYTQFNTKREDIIKEILNSKLIKPPRKAGTYQDAKNVDKSKYCTFHQKHGHNTDDCVVAKDLLERLARQGHLDKYIGGHIQKRGSSSTPNDPSEQHRGKEKASSSQYERPRGIINCISGEYASGGYSSSARKRSFKSICSVDGPKQHVPIINPQPEVTFTHADFNTNIQNLDDPVVITLQLGNLLVKKVLLDPGSSADVLFYSTFQKMKLSDNMLQSTGGDLVGFSGERVPILGSVWLQTTLGEQPLSKTHDIQYLVVDCFSPYNLILGRPFLNKFGAIVSTVHLCVKFPLQDDQVATIHGDHKEARHCYNISMKFQNRSTQQVNNVGLNQREHTLAELDPRADFLDRPKPSDDLQKVYFNNDPNKFTYVGTSIDASELQTITTFLQENADLFAWKPSDMPGIDPQIISHRLSINSAIRPVQQKKRKLGEEKKRASLEETQKLINA from the coding sequence ATGGCTGACGTACCACCTCCTTCACTGTCTGAACTTATGCGAATGGTAGCTGAGCTCCAACAGGCTAACCAACGGATGGCTGACGAAAACCAAATAATGGCTGCTCAAGTTGCTGAACTTAATCATGCTCGGATCGAACACAACGATGCTCATCGCCAACAGGCGGAAGACGAGGAACACCAGTCACAGCCGACTCATGTTTCAGAAACCGCTCAACACGAAGAACACCAGCCCGAAGACGAGAAAGAAGAATCCGAGGACCCTGTAGGCCCCTTCACAGAAGAAGTAATGAACTTTGAACTGCCGAAGAGGTTCACTCTGCCATTGACCGTCACACCTTACGATGAACTCGGAGACCCGAGGAAGTTCCTAAAGAAATTCCGATCAATAATGATCGTCAATGGTGCATCAGATAAAGTTTTATGTCGTTGTTTTCCGAATTATTTAGACGGTCCTGCACTTGATTGGTTGTGTGCTTTGCCTGCAGGTTCAATTTCGCGTTTTCATCAGCTGGCGAAGTTATTCGAAGAACATTTCGCCGGATCTGCAATATACCTGCACGATTCCGATTACCTGAACACTATCAAGCAAGGACCAAACGAAAGCTTAAAGGACTATATGACTCGATTTACCAAGGTCGCAATCAGCATACCAGATCTCCACCCCGAGGTCCATCTCCACGCAATTAAAAGCGGCCTCCGACCTGGGAAGTTCCAAGAAACGATCGCAGTAGCAAAACCGAAGACTCTAGCAGAATTTCGAGAAAAAGCAAAAGGACAAATTGATATCGAGGAACTCAGACAAGCTCGGAAGTCTGACAAGTCACACTTCCGTGAAGAAGATAAGAACTCATCCGTTAAGAAAAGTTTTAAACTAACACCTCGATTTGATTCTTACACGCAGTTTAACACAAAGAGGGAGGACATAATCAAGGAAATCTTGAACTCCAAACTAATCAAGCCACCAAGAAAGGCCGGCACATACCAAGATGCAAAGAACGTGGACAAGTCAAAGTACTGCACCTTCCACCAAAAACACGGCCATAATACAGATGATTGTGTGGTTGCCAAGGACCTTTTGGAACGACTAGCAAGACAAGGACACCTAGACAAATACATTGGTGGTCACATCCAAAAGCGCGGCTCTAGTTCCACACCAAATGATCCCTCTGAACAACACCGAGGAAAAGAGAAGGCATCTTCAAGCCAATACGAAAGGCCACGAGGTATAATCAATTGTATTTCAGGAGAATACGCAAGTGGAGGATACTCAAGCTCGGCAAGGAAAAGATCGTTCAAATCAATATGCTCGGTAGACGGACCGAAACAACATGTACCAATCATTAATCCACAACCGGAAGTCACTTTCACACATGCCGACTTTAACACCAACATACAAAATTTGGACGACCCTGTGGTAATCACCCTCCAGCTAGGAAACCTGTTAGTGAAAAAAGTGCTCCTGGATCCCGGGAGCAGCGCCGATGTTCTGTTTTACTCCACATTTCAAAAGATGAAGCTCAGCGACAACATGCTACAGTCCACAGGAGGAGACTTGGTCGGCTTCTCAGGAGAACGAGTCCCAATACTCGGATCAGTGTGGTTACAGACCACACTGGGTGAGCAACCTCTTTCAAAAACTCATGACATTCAATATTTAGTAGTCGATTGTTTCAGCCCATATAACCTTATTCTTGGCCGACCTTTTTTAAATAAGTTCGGCGCCATTGTATCTACAGTTCATCTCTGTGTAAAGTTTCCACTGCAGGACGACCAGGTTGCAACAATACATGGCGACCATAAAGAGGCACGACATTGTTACAACATCAGCATGAAATTCCAAAATCGCTCAACGCAACAAGTCAACAACGTCGGCCTAAACCAAAGGGAGCACACACTAGCCGAACTGGACCCAAGAGCTGACTTCCTCGATCGACCAAAACCCTCTGATGACCTACAAAAAGTATACTTCAACAATGATCCTAATAAATTCACATATGTAGGTACCTCAATCGATGCATCTGAGTTACAGACCATAACAACCTTCCTGCAAGAAAAtgccgacctcttcgcatggaaacCATCAGATATGCCCGGAATCGACCCACAGATTATCAGTCATAGATTATCAATAAACTCGGCAATCCGACCAGTGCAACAGAAGAAACGCAAGCTCGGCGAAGAAAAAAAGCGAGCATCACTGGAAGAAACACAAAAGCTCATCAATGCTTAA
- the LOC130944049 gene encoding growth-regulating factor 1-like, with protein sequence MDLGAVGLDGLVGGSIGCSDGETKHKWYGSGLLKQERSGGGNTNNEDDDEYWRSNKVAKTSMNGERNSSSSLLRSNASLFSDVSGNQQQQQQMLSFSSPYHYLPLSRNTGCHSWGSNSMHGNGNGIGMRGAFTPSQWMELEQQALIYKYITANVPVPSHLLIPIKKALHSAGFSHFFRPSAVGWAGFHLGFSNSTDPEPGRCRRTDGKKWRCSRDAVVDQKYCERHMNRGRHRSRKPVEGHNGHALTGTTTSSTTKNVVPGNTPPPPPPPSNTLTYSSPPNTISRMFMTTTTTNNNNNKESNGSERIPEAEDSLPMLPPTLELKPKENPFIIPKHQIPYQQESSRNNEFGLVTSDSLLNPSQKTTTTTLTDRETDSHHSLRHFIDDWPKSQTHRSALSSWPESERTELSISIPMTTTSNDFMSSTSSPTNDKLTLSPLRLSRELDPIQMGLGVGNNALSDSSNSSRQANWIPITWESSMGGPLGEVLNLSTNNNNGSDNQCGKNNNSSSALNLMSDGWDNTNSPPLGSSPTGVLQKTAFGSLSNSSAGSSPRAENKTQEGSSLCNDLLMPAL encoded by the exons atggATCTTGGGGCGGTGGGTTTGGATGGGTTGGTGGGTGGTTCTATTGGGTGTTCAGATGGTGAGACAAAGCACAAGTGGTACGGATCTGGGTTGTTGAAGCAGGAGAGATCTGGCGGTGGCAACACAAACAACGAAGATGATGATGAATATTGGAGGAGCAACAAAGTGGCTAAGACTAGTATGAATGGCGAGAGGAACTCGTCATCAAGCTTGCTGAGATCCAATGCAAGTCTCTTCTCTGATGTTAGTGGCAAccagcagcagcagcaacaaaTGCTAAGTTTCTCTTCACCATATCATTACCTTCCCTTATCAAGAAATACAG GTTGTCACAGTTGGGGAAGCAATAGCATGCATGGGAATGGGAATGGGATTGGGATGAGAGGGGCATTCACTCCATCACAGTGGATGGAGCTAGAACAGCAGGCCCTGATCTACAAGTATATAACCGCTAATGTCCCTGTCCCATCTCATCTTCTTATTCCCATCAAGAAAGCCCTTCATTCTGCTGGCTTCTCTCACTTCTTCAGGCCCAGTGCAGTGGGCTGGGCTGGGTTCCATCTGGGCTTCTCTAACAGCACCGATCCCGAGCCAGGCAGGTGCCGGAGAACAGATGGCAAGAAATGGCGTTGCTCCCGAGATGCCGTTGTCGACCAGAAGTATTGTGAGCGGCACATGAACAGAGGACGCCATCGTTCAAGAAAGCCTGTGGAAGGCCACAATGGCCATGCCCTCACCGGGACAACCACCTCCTCCACCACCAAGAATGTGGTGCCCGGAAAcactcctcctcctcctcctcctccttccaACACCCTCACCTATTCTTCACCTCCTAATACCATCAGCAG GATGTTTAtgactactactactactaataataataataataaggagaGTAATGGTAGTGAGAGAATCCCAGAAGCTGAAGATTCACTTCCAATGCTGCCACCAACTCTTGAGCTGAAACCCAAGGAAAACCCTTTCATCATTCCCAAACACCAAATCCCATACCAACAGGAATCTTCAAGGAATAATGAGTTTGGTCTTGTCACTTCTGATTCCTTACTGAACCCTTCCCAGAAGACCACCACAACAACCTTAACAGACAGGGAAACTGATTCCCATCATTCCCTCAGGCATTTCATTGACGACTGGCCCAAATCCCAGACCCACCGCTCTGCCTTGTCGTCGTGGCCGGAGTCCGAGAGGACCGAGCTCTCGATTTCCATCCCCATGACAACAACCTCCAATGACTTCATGTCGTCCACCTCCTCTCCCACCAATGACAAGCTCACTCTGTCACCCCTGCGTCTATCAAGGGAGCTAGACCCGATTCAAATGGGTTTGGGAGTGGGAAACAATGCTTTAAGTGATTCATCAAACTCATCAAGGCAAGCTAACTGGATTCCAATCACTTGGGAGAGTTCAATGGGTGGTCCTCTTGGAGAAGTTCTGAATCTCAGCactaacaacaacaatggaaGTGATAATCAATGTGGCAAGAACAACAATTCGTCCTCAGCACTTAACCTCATGAGTGATGGGTGGGATAATACTAATAGCCCTCCATTAGGGTCTTCTCCCACTGGGGTTCTGCAGAAGACAGCCTTTGGTTCTTTATCAAATAGCAGTGCTGGGAGCAGCCCAAGGGCAGAGAATAAAACACAAGAAGGTTCAAGCTTGTGCAATGATCTTCTAATGCCTGCATTGTAA